In Marivirga salinae, a single window of DNA contains:
- the porM gene encoding type IX secretion system motor protein PorM/GldM, translated as MAGGKETPRQKMIGMMYLVLTALLALNVSVTVLDKFIDINNSLEVSVDAAKEQNGNTLRRIENAVEESGSRPDDVKILDKAKEIREKTSAMVAELKTYKETFIEITGGYSEDGEMEGKTDYDKVGNYMMPENQNNGIKLQKSLNAYAQSVDEMVADSAVSFPPLALDANNNPRFKNDPNKKGMDWATLEFMGAPTPAAMATISDYQNKVMAYEAKALDVLARRVGAGDLKFDLIQLVALPESKVVAAGAKYKADLIVAASSSAEDPEMTLNGKELTVENGSGKIEFTATPGAYGEDGTVRKTFEATAKLKDSVYRDEIEYFVAKPVIQVQSASLSTLYLNCGNKLNVGVPALGTSYNPNFSVKGGTSIQGKERGLVTIIPSAPKVTLGVSSNGNKIGNVEFDVQRIPKPEIKVFNGSKPVNLKQGESANALRVLRAQAIPDENFKAQLPDDARYKISRWTITLARGPRAIGQPIKATSETVNLSQLMGNARAGDRIVVTIDQVLRMNFRGNTEEVNIGEQVIPITLN; from the coding sequence ATGGCTGGAGGAAAAGAAACCCCAAGACAGAAGATGATCGGCATGATGTACCTCGTACTGACTGCCCTTTTGGCGCTTAACGTTAGTGTTACGGTACTCGACAAATTCATCGATATTAATAACTCTTTAGAGGTGTCTGTTGATGCCGCAAAAGAGCAAAACGGCAATACATTACGTAGAATTGAAAATGCGGTTGAAGAATCTGGAAGCCGTCCTGATGACGTAAAGATTTTGGATAAGGCTAAAGAAATCAGAGAGAAAACCAGTGCTATGGTGGCTGAATTGAAAACGTATAAAGAAACTTTCATTGAAATTACAGGAGGTTATTCTGAGGATGGAGAGATGGAAGGGAAAACCGATTATGATAAAGTCGGTAATTATATGATGCCTGAAAACCAAAACAATGGTATAAAGTTGCAAAAGTCATTAAATGCATATGCACAATCTGTTGATGAAATGGTAGCAGATTCTGCTGTTAGTTTTCCACCTTTAGCATTGGATGCTAATAATAATCCGCGTTTTAAAAATGACCCTAACAAAAAGGGTATGGATTGGGCTACGTTGGAATTCATGGGAGCACCAACTCCAGCTGCCATGGCAACTATAAGTGATTATCAAAATAAAGTGATGGCTTACGAAGCAAAAGCTCTTGATGTTTTGGCTAGAAGAGTAGGTGCAGGAGATCTGAAATTTGATTTAATTCAATTAGTCGCTTTACCTGAATCAAAAGTGGTAGCTGCTGGAGCAAAATATAAAGCTGATTTAATTGTGGCTGCATCTTCATCAGCAGAAGATCCGGAAATGACTTTAAATGGTAAGGAGCTAACAGTTGAAAATGGTTCTGGTAAAATTGAATTTACTGCTACTCCAGGTGCTTATGGTGAAGATGGGACAGTTAGAAAGACATTTGAAGCCACTGCTAAATTAAAAGACAGTGTTTATAGAGATGAAATAGAATATTTCGTTGCTAAACCTGTTATACAAGTTCAATCTGCTTCCCTTAGCACATTATATTTAAATTGTGGAAATAAATTGAATGTTGGCGTTCCAGCTTTAGGTACATCCTACAATCCTAATTTTTCTGTGAAGGGAGGAACCTCAATCCAAGGTAAGGAAAGAGGATTAGTTACCATTATACCAAGTGCACCAAAAGTTACTTTAGGAGTTAGTTCTAATGGAAATAAAATCGGGAATGTTGAGTTTGATGTTCAGCGAATTCCAAAACCTGAAATCAAGGTTTTTAATGGTTCTAAACCTGTTAATTTGAAGCAAGGAGAAAGTGCGAATGCTTTAAGAGTTCTTAGGGCTCAAGCGATTCCTGATGAGAATTTTAAAGCACAATTACCTGATGATGCAAGATATAAAATTAGTAGATGGACGATTACTTTAGCTAGGGGGCCTCGTGCTATTGGTCAACCAATTAAAGCAACAAGTGAAACTGTTAATTTGTCACAATTAATGGGTAATGCTAGAGCTGGAGATCGTATAGTTGTAACTATTGATCAGGTATTAAGGATGAATTTTAGAGGTAATACCGAAGAGGTAAATATTGGTGAACAAGTTATACCAATTACTCTAAATTGA
- the porN gene encoding type IX secretion system ring protein PorN/GldN, giving the protein MKKFVLLIIGALLMVFVIPVKAQESSNDGYNPNSVYPIHEDNIMFKKRVWRRMDLREKQNIPFFSSGNEITKHIIESATAGIIPIYEDDSLQNRKTKEEFLEALENPALQDLNAGGGDDAWGDAGGGDGWGNDDGWGNSGGGDDAEPEDDAADEVDTKFTVRDVSLLEIVEDMIFDNQRSVLVWDIQAIKLVIPADNYTSGIEKVVGVFKYKDLVDLFRSNPEQMIWFNPQNSAEHKNLADAFALRLFSARIVKVANPQDNMIIDVYNESAKQGIMASQWIEYELMEKEHELWSY; this is encoded by the coding sequence ATGAAAAAGTTTGTGTTATTAATTATTGGAGCTTTACTTATGGTATTTGTAATACCTGTTAAAGCTCAAGAATCCTCGAATGATGGGTATAATCCTAACTCGGTTTATCCAATTCATGAGGATAATATTATGTTCAAAAAACGAGTTTGGAGAAGAATGGATTTGCGAGAAAAGCAAAACATACCATTTTTCTCTTCTGGTAATGAAATTACTAAGCATATAATCGAATCAGCTACTGCTGGTATAATTCCTATTTATGAAGATGATTCTTTGCAAAACAGGAAAACTAAAGAGGAATTTTTGGAAGCTTTAGAAAACCCTGCATTACAAGATTTAAATGCTGGTGGCGGTGACGATGCCTGGGGAGACGCAGGCGGTGGTGATGGCTGGGGTAACGATGACGGCTGGGGCAATTCAGGCGGAGGTGATGATGCTGAGCCAGAAGATGACGCTGCTGATGAAGTTGATACTAAATTTACTGTAAGGGATGTGTCTTTACTTGAAATTGTAGAGGATATGATTTTTGATAATCAGCGTTCTGTTTTGGTTTGGGATATTCAAGCAATCAAGCTTGTTATACCAGCTGATAATTATACATCAGGAATTGAAAAGGTAGTGGGTGTCTTTAAATACAAAGATTTAGTCGATTTATTCAGAAGCAATCCTGAGCAAATGATTTGGTTTAATCCGCAAAACAGTGCAGAACACAAAAACTTAGCGGATGCTTTCGCTTTAAGATTATTCAGCGCTAGAATTGTTAAAGTTGCGAATCCTCAAGACAACATGATTATTGATGTTTATAATGAATCAGCAAAACAAGGCATTATGGCATCACAATGGATTGAATATGAATTAATGGAAAAAGAGCACGAGTTGTGGTCTTATTAA